The Nocardia higoensis genome has a segment encoding these proteins:
- a CDS encoding oxygenase MpaB family protein, which produces MSHAPLFDKLRSDTPSSPEPGYFTDDSMIRRVMRKRAVGITYGLRALVIGAVHPLLYVGTAENTHHRTTPYTRLAITGKLFEAVFLGSKAEADRALAYTGKRHVKVKGQLPEDGGAHNPAGTPYSALDPELMFWTMAFTMDSAEVMHDILVRELTAGEREGLYQDYVTWGVLFGMPRSAAPDTYAGFRERFDGYIASLEPHLTEEAALVGSYLMGARIPYPLPIPAQQVSVGYYRLVQGSLPPAVRAMYGLEWGPREQRQFELVARGVRAAHRTPSRRVRPLHNALRGPSAPLYQVAAKREAGLQRTGQESMPGVDPRTWAERNSA; this is translated from the coding sequence ATGTCCCACGCGCCACTGTTCGACAAGCTCAGGTCGGATACGCCGAGCTCTCCCGAGCCGGGCTACTTCACCGACGACTCGATGATCCGGCGGGTGATGCGCAAGCGCGCGGTGGGCATCACCTACGGTCTGCGCGCGCTGGTCATCGGCGCGGTGCATCCGTTGCTGTATGTGGGCACCGCCGAGAACACCCACCACCGGACCACGCCGTACACCCGGCTGGCGATCACCGGCAAGCTGTTCGAGGCGGTCTTCCTCGGCAGCAAGGCCGAGGCCGACCGCGCGCTCGCCTACACCGGCAAGCGACACGTCAAGGTCAAGGGGCAGCTGCCCGAGGACGGGGGCGCGCACAACCCGGCGGGCACCCCCTACTCGGCGCTGGATCCGGAGCTGATGTTCTGGACGATGGCCTTCACCATGGACTCCGCCGAGGTCATGCACGACATCCTCGTCCGCGAGCTCACCGCGGGCGAGCGCGAGGGCCTCTACCAGGACTACGTCACCTGGGGCGTGCTGTTCGGCATGCCGCGCTCGGCCGCGCCGGACACCTATGCCGGGTTCCGCGAGCGCTTCGACGGCTACATCGCCTCGCTGGAACCGCACCTGACCGAGGAGGCCGCGCTGGTCGGCTCCTACCTGATGGGCGCGCGCATCCCGTATCCGCTGCCGATCCCGGCCCAGCAGGTCAGCGTGGGGTACTACCGGCTGGTGCAGGGCAGCCTGCCGCCCGCGGTCCGGGCGATGTACGGCCTGGAATGGGGTCCGCGCGAGCAGCGCCAGTTCGAGCTGGTCGCCCGTGGCGTGCGGGCCGCCCACCGGACGCCGAGCCGGCGGGTACGCCCGTTGCACAACGCCTTGCGTGGTCCGAGCGCGCCGCTGTACCAGGTCGCCGCCAAGCGGGAGGCCGGGCTGCAGCGCACCGGACAGGAGAGCATGCCCGGCGTGGATCCGCGTACCTGGGCGGAGCGGAATTCCGCTTGA
- the trpS gene encoding tryptophan--tRNA ligase, with translation MSSPASAPAAERKQRVLSGIQPTSASFHLGNYLGALQYWVGMQDSYDALYFIPDLHAITVSQDPKQLRARTRAAAAQLLAIGIDPKRSTLFVQSQVPEHAELAWVLSCITGFGEASRMTQFKDKSAKQGAENATVGLFTYPVLMAADILLYRAHQVPVGEDQRQHLELTRNLAQRFNTRFKKTFVVPEPHIVKGTAKIYDLQDPTSKMSKSAASDAGLINLLDDPKISAKKIRSAVTDTEREIRYDPDLKPGVSNLLVILGALTSTPIVTLERDYAGKGYGDLKSDVADALVEFVTPLRDQVDEYLSDQGELDRILAAGAERAREIAGNTLAQVYDRVGFLPR, from the coding sequence ATGTCCAGTCCTGCATCAGCCCCGGCCGCGGAGCGCAAGCAGCGTGTGCTGTCCGGGATCCAGCCGACCAGTGCCTCCTTCCATCTCGGGAACTATCTGGGGGCGCTGCAGTACTGGGTAGGGATGCAGGACAGCTACGACGCGCTGTACTTCATTCCCGATCTGCACGCCATCACCGTCAGCCAGGACCCCAAGCAGCTGCGGGCGCGCACCAGGGCGGCCGCGGCCCAGCTGCTGGCGATCGGCATCGACCCGAAGCGGTCGACGCTGTTCGTGCAGAGTCAGGTGCCCGAGCACGCCGAACTGGCCTGGGTGCTGAGCTGCATCACCGGCTTCGGCGAGGCGAGCCGGATGACGCAGTTCAAGGACAAGTCCGCCAAGCAGGGCGCCGAGAACGCCACCGTCGGGTTGTTCACCTATCCCGTGCTGATGGCCGCGGACATCCTGCTCTACCGCGCCCATCAGGTGCCGGTCGGTGAGGATCAGCGTCAGCATCTCGAGTTGACCCGTAATCTGGCTCAGCGCTTCAACACCCGCTTCAAAAAGACCTTCGTGGTGCCCGAGCCACACATAGTCAAGGGCACCGCCAAGATCTACGACCTGCAGGACCCGACCTCCAAGATGAGTAAGTCGGCGGCCTCGGACGCCGGCCTGATCAACCTGCTCGACGACCCGAAGATCAGCGCCAAGAAGATCCGCTCGGCCGTCACCGACACCGAACGCGAGATCCGCTACGACCCGGACCTCAAGCCCGGTGTCAGCAATCTCCTCGTGATTCTCGGCGCGCTGACCTCGACCCCGATCGTCACCCTCGAACGCGACTACGCGGGCAAGGGGTACGGCGACCTGAAGTCCGACGTCGCCGACGCCTTGGTCGAGTTCGTCACCCCGCTGCGCGACCAGGTGGACGAGTACCTCTCCGATCAGGGCGAACTCGACCGTATCCTCGCCGCGGGCGCGGAGCGGGCACGGGAGATCGCGGGCAACACCCTCGCACAGGTCTACGACCGGGTGGGTTTCCTGCCCCGCTAG